The Candidatus Nomurabacteria bacterium DNA window CGTTATTGTGGGAAGTGGACATCCGGATTATGTGCGCTTCTTTAAGCGCTTAGCAAAAAAATATCCTAAGCGGATTGGCTTTTACTCTCCTTTTACCGAGGAGCTCGCTTCGCTTACCTATGCTGGCTCTGACATGTTCCTCATGCCCTCGCGCTATGAGCCATGTGGAATTTCCCAAATGATCAGTTTACGATACGGCTCTATTCCGATTGTCCGAGAAACAGGCGGGCTCTCTGACACTATTACCAATTTCAATCCAAAGACGCAAAAAGGTATTGGCTTTGTATTTTCTGGATATACCAAGGAAGATTTTCTCATCGCTATTGTCCGAGCCCTCGAAACCTATCGCTATGCACAGGTCTGGGAACACCTCACCTGGCGAGCTATGAAAACGTCATACTCATGGGAGGTGCCAGCAAAAAAATATGCGCAGTTATATCGCTTAGCTTATCGACATAAACGGGCACGAAAGAAGGGGACAACATAATGCGCTGGGCCGCCCTCCTACATATTTATCAACCTCCGCACTGGGATGCTCGCGTCATTGCTAAAGTAGTGAGTGAAAGCTATCGACCTTTAGTGGATATTTTAACGCGAAATCCCAAGATTAAGATTACGCTAAACATCAACGCCTCGTTGACTGAGCAACTTGCTCGACATGGCTACCTCGATGTTATTGATGGATTACGCAGCTTGGCTGAACGAGGACAAATTGAATTTACTGGCAGCGCAAAATACCACCCGATTTTACCCCTCCTGCCAGCTGATGAGGTACGTCGTCAAATCCGCCTCAACACTGAAACAAACCGAGCTCTCTTTGGTGATATTTATCGCCCACGAGGATTTTTCCCGCCTGAGATGGCAGTCGATCTCGACCTCATCCGCATCTTAGTGGAAATGGGATTTGAATGGGTAGCAGTTGACGAATTAGCCGGTGAGAAAAAACTTGGCGATCTTCCTTTAAATAAAAAATATTTAGTTGAGCCTTTTGATATCTCTCTGGTTCTACGCAATCGTTTCATGAGCGACTATCTGGCCTTTGCGGCTCCAATTGATAAGCCAGGTGAATTTTTTGCTGAGGTAGAAAAAGAAAAACGCTCAAAGGAAATTCTCATCACTGCAATGGATGGAGAAAACCTTGGCCACCACCGTCCAGGCACTGAACGACTATGGGAGGAGTTAGTAACAAATCCTTCAGTCGAAATGGTCACCTTCACTGAAGCGCTGGAAGGTTTTAGCACGCAGGAAAAACTCATGGTGCAGGAAAGCAGTTGGTCGACTCGAGCAATTGATCGAGTCCGCAATGCACCTTATCCGCTTTGGCAGCATCCGGAAAATCAACTTCATCAACTACAGTGGTCGCTCACCACGCTCATCATCGAAGCGATTAACCAAGCAGAGAAGCGAAGTGACCACACCATTGAACAAGCTCGGATTGCTTTAGACGAGGCGCTGTCTTCTGATCAATACTGGTGGGCCTCAGCCACGCCCTGGTGGAGTGTGGAGATTATTAATGAAGGAGCCGAGCGACTTGGTAAAGTGTTAGAAGCGCTCAGTGAAGTGCCGCCCGCTACGCAGAAAGAAGCGCGACAGCTCATTCGCTCAATTCGAGAAACTTCACGTCGCTGGCAGGACAAAGGAGTTGCTTCTCAGCGTATGGCTGAATACAACAAAGAAACAAAGCAAGTACATTACATGGCTGGACAACGCATTGACGGTTCTGCCAAGTGATTGTACGGTAGGTGCGCATAGAACTTTCATTAGACAATTAATTCCTTAGAAAAAACATGTATTGGGCAAATTTCCTGCATATTTATCAACCACCAACCCAAAAACCATATTGGGTGAAGCGAGTCACTGAAGAGTCGTATCGAAAAATCGTTGCTGAATTAAAGCGCGCTCCGGGTGCTAAACTCACTCTGAACATTAGCGCGGTGCTTGTTGAATTGCTGGATAAGAATGGATGTGGAGATGTTATTGATGACATTCGTCTCTTGCTCGAGCGTGGACAAATTGAATTAACCAGCTCAGCAAAGTTTCATCCATTACTACCAAAGATTCCCAAGGATGAAGTTATTCGACAAATCCAACTGAACGACGAAACGCATCGTAAATATTTTGGTGAACTCTACAAGCCGAAGGGATTTTTCCCACCTGAGATGGCCTTCTCTACCGATGTGGCAAAGATCGTAAAAGAGCTGGGCTATGAATGGATCATTGTTGATGAATTATCCTTCTCTCGCGAAATCGGCAATATTGATTACAGCAAGCGCTACACGGTTGAGGGTCTGGATGATTTTTCCATCTACTTCCGTGAACGGCGCATGAGCTACAAAATCCTTTCCGGACAATTAGGATCCGGCTCGCTTCTTATTCAGAGCCTGGGTGATCGATTAAAGAAAAATGAATACCTCCTAACTGCAATGGATGGAGAAACTTTCGGCCACCACCGTCCAGGTATGGAGCACCTCCTTTTTGAGATTTACGAATCAAAGGAACTCGAAACTATCCTTATCTCGGATATCCCAAAACACTTCCCAGAGTCCACGCCGATTGATCCTTTGCCATCCACTTGGGCGCTGATGGAAAAAGACCTTGAAAAGAATGCGCCGTTTTCTCGCTGGCTTGATCCAGGTAACACAATTCATGAACGACAATGGGAATTAACCAACCTGGCGATTAAGGCGGTACATGCAAGCGATCAAAGCGATCCAAAATTTCCTGAGGTGCGGACAGCGCTTGATCGAGCAATTCACTCAGATCAATACTGGTGGGCCTCGGCAAAACCATGGTGGAGTATGGAAATGATTGAGGCAGGCGCTAAGGAGCTGTCTGATGTGGTATTAAACGCGCCAGGCTCAAGTGAAGAGGAGAAGGAACGAGCGAAACAGCTCTACCAAGAAATTATCTATACCGGCTTTGACTGGCAGCGATCTGGTTTAGTGGAAAAGCTTTCCCAGCAAGAGGATGAGGAAATACGACAGCGAACTGATGAAGCTATTCCTGAATTACCTGCTGAAGAAATTGATAAAATTATTGCGAACTTGCGCAAAGATATCGATGATGTGGTGAAGCGAGAAGAATACGAGCGAGCAGCTCAATTGCGCAATCGCATTAAAGAACTCGAGCAATATCGAGACAAAAAAAGTAAAGAATAAGCAGGTTCTTATATAGAATACGTGCAGCGCGTCCAAATGGGCGCGCTGTTTGTAAAAAAATGCTACAATAAGTGAAGCATGTCACGACTTTCCGCTGAAAAAGTACACTCACTACTCAAACAAAAAGCTGTTTTTAAGGCTGAGATTACCCATGTGGTACTTGAGAAACACAAAGCCTTTTCTCATTCCAGTCGACTTGCTCGCTATATCGTGTCTCTGGCAAATGGGCAAACAAAATATATCCGAGCAAATGTTTGGCCAATCTCAGCTTTTCGTATTGCAGAAGCGCTCAGCGCACAGCAAAGCTTAAAAGCGCCTCAACCGATATACTACGACAAGAGTAGTCACACTATTCTTTACGAGGAACTAAATGGTGACACCCTGCGCAGCGTGCCGCTCACCGCAAAAGCATGGAAGCCCATTATTCCTAAGGTTGCTCAACTCCTAGCCGCTTTTCATCAAACGCCACTACCTAAGGGCTTAGCACCTGAGACGCAAAGCGCCGCAAAGAAGCGAAGAAAAAACCTTGTCCAAGGAATACAAAAGGCTGATAAGGGATATGGCGCACTAGCGAAAGTTGCGTGTAGCCAGCTCGAGTCACAGATTGCTCGCCAGGCCGGAAAAGTAAAGGCACTCACCCATGGCGATTTCCAGGCAAGTAATATACTCATCGCAAAAAAGAATCTCTCGCTTATTGACTTCACGCTGAGTCGACCAAATCATCCAGCCAGCGACCTTGGTCTCTGGTTAGTACATTGGCAGGCTATGACGCGCGATCACCTTAGTCACACACAAAGGGAAGAGTTGGGCTATCTCTTTTTACAGTACTACTTCTCAGCCGTGCCAAAGGCCTGGCACGCACCTATCCGAGCAATGCTTCCAGTCTATGTGAGCGAGGCCACGCTCGAGGTCGCCGCTACCACCTTGCTTATGTACGGCGCCCACGATACCAATGTTCGCGCATTACTTGATGAATTATTTTCTAGTTTGCACTATGTCTGAACGCATCCTCTTTATCTCAGCCGAAGTAACACCGCTCGCAAAAGTCGGGGGACTGGCCGATGTGGTTGGCGCCCTACCTCCAGCTCTACGAAAACTGGGAGCTGACGCTCGTATCCTCATGCCAAAGTATGGCGTGATTGATGAAGAAAAATATCCCATGGAAATACGTGGGCAAGGCATCCCAGTCCAGATTGGACAAGGTACGGTGTATGTCGATCTATGGGAAACAAAATTACCTAATACTGACACTCCGGTCTATCTCATTGGTAATGACAAATTTTTCGGAGGAAGCCGTATCTATTTTGATGCTTCAGCTTTTGCCAGCCAGTTTGTGGAATTCGAGCGATTCCTTTTCTTTGCCATGTCGAGCGTGGCCGTGCTTGATGCACTCGAATGGAAGCCTACGATTATTCACTGCCATGATTGGCACACCGGATTAATTCCCGCTTTACTCAAGCAGGAGAAGCCTCGCATCGCGACAGTCTTCACCATTCATAACCTAGGCAACCAAGGTAAATGGAACACGCCAGATATTTTCCGCTTCCTAGGTTTGCAAGCGCAGGATCGCGCATCATTTAGCCTGACCGACTCCCAGGGTAATTTTAATTGTTTGCTCCAAGGTGTAGTGAATGCAGATGCGGTAAATACGGTTAGTCCGAGCTATGCCAAAGAGATTCTCACTGCCGAGTATGGAGAGGGTCTCGAAAAAACACTTCAGCAACAAGGTGACCGCCTAATGGGAATACTGAATGGGATTGATGTTGAACGCTTTGACCCGAGTCGTAATCCTGACCTACCTGAACATTTCAGTGCGGAGAAGCTTGAGGGAAAAATACGAGCTAAGGAAGCGCTTCAAAAAGAATGCAATCTCGAAGTAAATAAAGAGGTCCCTCTTTTCAGCTTCATCGGTCGACTCACTGATCAAAAAGGTATGGACCTGATCGGACAATCAGTTGAACATATTTTGAAGCTTGGTGGTCAGCTGGTTCTACTCGGCAGTGGAATGGATGAATTTGAAAAAATTGCCCAGGAAGCGGCGGCAAAATATCCCGGGAAGGTGTACACAAAAATTGGCTTTGACGCAGCACTGGCCCAACGGATATACGCCGGAAGTGACTTTTTCCTCATGCCCTCAAAATATGAGCCATGCGGACTGGGGCAAATAATTGCCATGCGCTATGGCACTATCCCAGTAGTCCGAGCAACTGGAGGCTTGAAAGATACCGTGCCAGACTATACCATGAATAGTGCAGAGGGTAGGGGGTTTGCTTTTACGCCATATGCGGCCAGCGATCTCCAAGATGCTATTACCCGAGCGCATCAGCTTTATCAAAACCAAACCGAGTTTATTCAACTGCAAAAACGCATCATGGGTATTGACCTCTCCTGGAAGCAATCAGCTCGCCAATACCTTGATCTCTATACCCGCGCCCGACAAGAACAACGACCATGAAACAAAGTGAAATCCGCCAAGATTACGTTCATAACCGAGTAGTCATTATCTCGCCAGGTCGCTCAAAGCGCCCGCATGATTTTCATCCTACTGGCACGCCGCACCAGGTTCATCGAGCTGAGTGTCCGTTTTGTCCTGAGCAAGTAGATAAGGTGAAGGCGGTAGCGAGCTACAAAGGTCAAAAGCCTTGGAGTATTAAGGTTATCAAAAACATCTTCCCGGCGGTTCGGAAAGATAATCCTAAGGCCTACGGTGATCAAGAGGTTGTTATTGAAACGCCTGAACATGATTTAGAGCTATCAGAACTTTCTGTCGAGCATATTGAGCAACTTTTGAAAGTATATGCTGACCGTACTTGGGCGCAATCAAAAGACAAGAAGATTCAATACATCATGATCTTCAAAAACAACGGGGGTCGAGCTGGCGCTTCTATTGACCATGCTCACTCTCAAGTGTTTGCCACAAACTTCCTCCCACCGCACATTGTCGATAAGCTTCGCCGCGCTGAGGAATATCTTATCCGCTATGGAACTTGTTACTACTGTGACTTGATTGCGAAAGAGGGTAAGGGACCGCGCATGATCGAGAATAATGAATTTGTTTTTGTGGAAGCTCCCTATGCTTCATCGTATAATTACGAAGCTTGGATCTTGCCAAAGCGCCACCTCGATAATATTACGAATCTCAATAAGGCGGAACGTCTGGCTTTTGCAAGGGCGCTAAAAAATATACTTGGCAAGTTAAATAGCATTGGCCTCCCATATAATTACTACCTGCACCAGGTGGTTCGCTATGGAAATGAACACCTTTACTTCCGTGTAGCACCGCGTCGTGATGTATGGGCAGGAGTGGAATTAGGATCGCGACTTATTGTGAATACCGTACCACCGGAAGACGCCGCCGCCTTTTACCGCGGTGACGATGAGAAAAAGAAAGGTAAGAAAAAGTCCGCAACGAAAAAGCTTTCTAATAAACGAAAGTCCGCCAAGCGCAAATAGCTCGTACTTGCCAAATCCCATGTCGTAGCCGAAGCATTGAGCTTCGGCGGCTTCAATTGATAAAAGAAAACCCCGACCACAGCGCTAGTCCTCGTGCATAGACACGTGGATAGATGTGATCGGGGAAAGTACGGAGCTACTGGTAGATTGACTTCACCTGACCCCAACTCCTGCTGAGGGTTGGCACCGGCCCGATTGTACCATAGGTCCGGAAGAGCCAATCATACGGCTTTTCTTCGCCTGCACTGTAGGCGGTGCCGCCAGGGTATTCGCATCCACCTTCTACCCGTCGTTCGGTGGCCCAACCGTTGTTTGAATGCGAAACAGGATGAAGGTAGTAGGTGGCGCCAGGCTGAATGGTCACACCACCGAAGTCGAAACTGATCCAGTTGTCCCCGCCCGACTCAACGTCTTGCGTCGCAACAGCCAGAACACTCTCGCCAGGCACCACTGAGTTCTGGAGAAAGAGCGTCACCGTACCCGCGGCTGGGTAAAAGAACAGCTCAACACCGCACAAGTAGTCCATCGTCGGCGTGAAAGACTGCAACAAACAACTTGAAAGTTCTTCCTCTGGAGTGCAGTACATACTGTGTCCAAAAGTCGGACCGATGATTGGTTCACAGCTCTGGTCGAGGTCACCGCAGGGTGCTTGCGCATTCGCGCTGCTTGCACACAGCACCACCAAAGCAAAAACGAGGCCACTGAAACGCGACATGAGACACCTCCCACTTTGTTTGTAAGGAGCCTTGATTAGCTTTACTGCTTCAATAATAAACCCCGACCACAGCGCTGCGCAAGCACAGCCGTGGCCGGGGAAGTACTGTCACCAGCCATCCATAGTGGTTGACTGGTAATGGAAGTTGCGCTCCTCGATCATGCCGGGATCAACGAGACGATCTCCATAGTAACGCCAGTAGTAAGCCCAGCGTCTCATATCGTCGAAGCTCAGACGCCTCCCAGTACAAGAGAGACATAGGTCACCGGCCTCCAAGGTGCGGCAACGCAAATCCCAGTAGAGAGAACCCTCCGTATCGAGTGGGTATTGACGCCACTGACCCCTGCACCAAGCAAGAGCGTCGCGCAGATCACGGTCATTGCGCTGATGCCACTCCTGCACCAACTCAGCTTGGAACTCGGGCTCGAGGGTCACTCCCTGGGAAAGAGTGATGAGAAGATTCTGGGCGCTCCGATCTCCGCCGGCCTGACCCTGAATCGTTCTCCAGGGCTTGGCCTTCATAAACGCGAGGTCCCAGACCTTCTCTCGGTCGCTCCGAGCATCAGCCTGAGCTAATGTGGCGAAACCGAACAGCATCAACACTAGGACGGTAACCCGAATACGCATGCATCTCCTCCTTGTTTCATGTGCGGTTGTCGATGTACAGCTGCGTACCGTATACTACGGGTAAGCAACCTTGTCAATCCTTATCCTTCGGAATTCAAGTTTATAACATTAGCATTATGGGTAGTTTCATCGAAATCAACGACACGCTCCAACTTACTACTGAGCAAGGCTTTCCCTCGGAGCTTACTTTAGAGAAACACTTGAAAAAGGCGTTCACTGTTGAGGATTTTAAAGACCAAGTCTTTGAATTTCACCACAAGCCGGACCTGCGGATCTACCACCTTAAACCTACTCGAGTATTTCTCGTTCATAACATTGATGGTAAGTGGTTGTATTGGGGCCACGCCATGATACTTGAAGAAACGCTCCACGCAGAAACGAAAACAACTTCCGGGAAATTTATCATCACAAAAATTTATTCACCCGAGCACCAAAGAACAATGAGCACTATCGAAGTAAGCGAAGGCAAGGAGTATCCTTTTGATGAGTAAATCTCTAGTGCTGCAATCGTGGAACATTAACGGTATTCGGGCTGCAGTGCGTAAGGGCTTTACCGATTATCTCAAAAAAGAAAAACCTGATGTAATTGGTCTGCAGGAAATAAAAATAAGCGAAGAAGCGCGCTTGGCTACTGAGTTTGATTTTGGAGGATATGTGGAGCATTGGCACTCAGCAAAAAAACCTGGATATTCCGGCACTGCGGTGTTGGTAAAAAACGGTATCGCACATACAGCTCTGCCGAAACTAGCCTGGGACGACGAAGGACGAATTCAAGCCATCGATATGGGGAAGTATATTTTCCTTAATATCTACTTTCCTAATGCCAGTAATGACGGCTTGAAGCGCCTAGCCTTTAAGATGCAGTGGAATGAAAAGCTGCTTAACTACCTCAAGCAACTTGAAAAGAAAAAACCACTTGTCATCACGGGTGACTATAATGTGGCACATGAAGAAATTGACCTAGCTCGACCGAAAGAAAATACCCAGAGCCCGGGCTTCACTCCTGAGGAGCGTACCTGGATGACGAAGTTTCTCAAAACAGGTTACGTTGATACTTGGCGTGAAGCCAATCCGAAGAAAGTACAATACACCTGGTGGAGTCAGCGCGGTGGCGCTCGCAGCCGAAATGTAGGCTGGAGGATTGACTACTTTTGTGTGAGTCAAAAATTCCTCAAACAAACAACTAAACCGGCTATCCTCGACCAAGTGATGGGCTCAGATCACTGTCCGGTTAGTTTAATAGTATCCTCATAGCCGCTGCCTCCGGGCTTTGGCGATGATGAAGTAACGTTTATTCATCTCATATTCCATTGACATCTGCTTTGACTCAAGGTAATTCAGCTAACCATAGAAATACTGTGGTTAGCTCCTTGAAACAAGTCGAATTTGGAGTACTGCAACGCCTGCAGACAGCCAAAATCGACGCTTCCATTAGCGTGACACTGAGCACGTTAAGTGGAGGTTATCATGTCACGGCAAGAAACCTGTCCTCGATGTGTAAAGAAAAACGTTTACGGCGCTCCTCGCCTGAGAATCACCACTGGAATCACTTGGCTTTGTTACATTGCCTTGTTTACGGCGCTCCTCTGTCTCGCCATTTTCCTGGGAGAGCCAAGCTCTTTCAAGAAGAGCATTGTGCTCATGTTCATCATCGTTAACGCGGCAACTCTGCTAGGCGCCGCTCACGACCTCCTGATACCCAAGCGGGTTTGGATATGGCGCGATAGAGGAGACAGTGTACATATTCACAAGGAAGCTCCAACGCTTCCCGACTTCGACTTCTGTGGATTCAAACATCCACTCGTTATGGCCTGGATCAACCGGCCGTGGCGTCGAGCTGACCTAAGTTGGGGTGCTGACACCTCGGGCATGTGTCTTCCTGAAGTCACTATGTCTTGGACACGCAAACGTCCATACTTCATCGTCACCTACCACCAGCTTGGGACGATAACGCAGACTATCCGGATTCGGATAACTGAACCATCCACCATGCTCGACACCCTGAACTGGATTCGCTTCGCACCCAACCCTTTCAACTTTCAGGCGCACCTCGAGTCGCTAGATAATGAGAGGAGAGTCTCCCATACACTACACGAGCAAACAGAGTGGCTTACCTGGCTCAATGAACTCGTGTGCGCGCTGTACGTGGCTACCGAGCGACGGCGTACCTCGCTTGGCCAATCTCCTCATGGTCAGTTTGTTCACGCTTATCTCGGCCACCTGCTTGGCTTCATGCGAGTCCACAACATAACAGGAAGGGAAAGCCCAAACCATGCGGTCCGGGTAGAGGATGAGGCAACACAGATCGCCGACACCATCGCGTCAGCTAAGCAGGAGGGGGGTAAACACTGGGCAGAACGAGCTGCGGACAAGGTTTGGGAAAACCGAAATCGAGCAGCGCTTGAACCCGTCACTGAGTCGTGACAATTCTACGCGCCCTGATCTCTAGGAGATTGGGGCGCTTTTTACATTGACGAAATTTTCTGCGCTTGCTAGCGTGAGTCCGCATGAGGAAATGCCTCACGTAAGCTCTTTACAATAGAGCAATCCTGTAACAAGCCGACGCAAGTAAGGCAATTTGCATCCGCTTGTTTCCCGCCTTGAAAAATCAGGGCCGGTAAGGAGTAAAAATGACCTGCGCGAAAGAATCTACCAAAGAGTTGGATCTCACCAACTACCTACCTCTTCCCAGGGGCGGCTTGCGATGGACGGTCTCCACGCTATGCTTTTCCCTTGCTGCTTTTCTGGGACTCTTCTTGCTCTTCAAAATGGCCGTCAATAGTGAGGGGCTATGGTGGTCACGCCTGTTCTACGGCTGCCTGATTATCGCCATCTTAGTCTCACTACTTGGATTTTTTGGCTTGAAGCTACTCCGATTC harbors:
- a CDS encoding UvrB/UvrC motif-containing protein translates to MYWANFLHIYQPPTQKPYWVKRVTEESYRKIVAELKRAPGAKLTLNISAVLVELLDKNGCGDVIDDIRLLLERGQIELTSSAKFHPLLPKIPKDEVIRQIQLNDETHRKYFGELYKPKGFFPPEMAFSTDVAKIVKELGYEWIIVDELSFSREIGNIDYSKRYTVEGLDDFSIYFRERRMSYKILSGQLGSGSLLIQSLGDRLKKNEYLLTAMDGETFGHHRPGMEHLLFEIYESKELETILISDIPKHFPESTPIDPLPSTWALMEKDLEKNAPFSRWLDPGNTIHERQWELTNLAIKAVHASDQSDPKFPEVRTALDRAIHSDQYWWASAKPWWSMEMIEAGAKELSDVVLNAPGSSEEEKERAKQLYQEIIYTGFDWQRSGLVEKLSQQEDEEIRQRTDEAIPELPAEEIDKIIANLRKDIDDVVKREEYERAAQLRNRIKELEQYRDKKSKE
- a CDS encoding aminoglycoside phosphotransferase family protein, which translates into the protein MSRLSAEKVHSLLKQKAVFKAEITHVVLEKHKAFSHSSRLARYIVSLANGQTKYIRANVWPISAFRIAEALSAQQSLKAPQPIYYDKSSHTILYEELNGDTLRSVPLTAKAWKPIIPKVAQLLAAFHQTPLPKGLAPETQSAAKKRRKNLVQGIQKADKGYGALAKVACSQLESQIARQAGKVKALTHGDFQASNILIAKKNLSLIDFTLSRPNHPASDLGLWLVHWQAMTRDHLSHTQREELGYLFLQYYFSAVPKAWHAPIRAMLPVYVSEATLEVAATTLLMYGAHDTNVRALLDELFSSLHYV
- a CDS encoding glycogen synthase, which encodes MSERILFISAEVTPLAKVGGLADVVGALPPALRKLGADARILMPKYGVIDEEKYPMEIRGQGIPVQIGQGTVYVDLWETKLPNTDTPVYLIGNDKFFGGSRIYFDASAFASQFVEFERFLFFAMSSVAVLDALEWKPTIIHCHDWHTGLIPALLKQEKPRIATVFTIHNLGNQGKWNTPDIFRFLGLQAQDRASFSLTDSQGNFNCLLQGVVNADAVNTVSPSYAKEILTAEYGEGLEKTLQQQGDRLMGILNGIDVERFDPSRNPDLPEHFSAEKLEGKIRAKEALQKECNLEVNKEVPLFSFIGRLTDQKGMDLIGQSVEHILKLGGQLVLLGSGMDEFEKIAQEAAAKYPGKVYTKIGFDAALAQRIYAGSDFFLMPSKYEPCGLGQIIAMRYGTIPVVRATGGLKDTVPDYTMNSAEGRGFAFTPYAASDLQDAITRAHQLYQNQTEFIQLQKRIMGIDLSWKQSARQYLDLYTRARQEQRP
- a CDS encoding DUF4931 domain-containing protein — protein: MKQSEIRQDYVHNRVVIISPGRSKRPHDFHPTGTPHQVHRAECPFCPEQVDKVKAVASYKGQKPWSIKVIKNIFPAVRKDNPKAYGDQEVVIETPEHDLELSELSVEHIEQLLKVYADRTWAQSKDKKIQYIMIFKNNGGRAGASIDHAHSQVFATNFLPPHIVDKLRRAEEYLIRYGTCYYCDLIAKEGKGPRMIENNEFVFVEAPYASSYNYEAWILPKRHLDNITNLNKAERLAFARALKNILGKLNSIGLPYNYYLHQVVRYGNEHLYFRVAPRRDVWAGVELGSRLIVNTVPPEDAAAFYRGDDEKKKGKKKSATKKLSNKRKSAKRK
- the xth gene encoding exodeoxyribonuclease III, which gives rise to MSKSLVLQSWNINGIRAAVRKGFTDYLKKEKPDVIGLQEIKISEEARLATEFDFGGYVEHWHSAKKPGYSGTAVLVKNGIAHTALPKLAWDDEGRIQAIDMGKYIFLNIYFPNASNDGLKRLAFKMQWNEKLLNYLKQLEKKKPLVITGDYNVAHEEIDLARPKENTQSPGFTPEERTWMTKFLKTGYVDTWREANPKKVQYTWWSQRGGARSRNVGWRIDYFCVSQKFLKQTTKPAILDQVMGSDHCPVSLIVSS